The following are encoded together in the Halanaerobiales bacterium genome:
- a CDS encoding carboxyltransferase domain-containing protein, protein MQIKYKVAGDSALLIEFENKIAPEINNEVRKMYLAIKNKEICGVEELIPAYCSILLLYKPIEITKSKLVEKLNTLKNNLEKFNIEKPDVIEIPTVYGGEYGPDLDYVAEYNNLS, encoded by the coding sequence ATGCAAATAAAATATAAGGTGGCGGGAGATAGTGCTTTATTAATTGAATTTGAAAATAAAATAGCTCCAGAAATTAATAATGAAGTACGAAAAATGTATTTAGCTATAAAAAATAAAGAAATTTGTGGAGTTGAAGAACTTATCCCAGCCTATTGTTCTATATTATTGCTATATAAACCTATAGAAATAACAAAAAGCAAATTAGTTGAGAAATTAAATACTTTAAAAAATAATTTAGAAAAATTCAATATTGAAAAGCCAGATGTAATTGAAATTCCTACTGTCTATGGTGGAGAATATGGCCCTGATCTTGATTATGTTGCTGAGTATAATAATTTAAGT
- a CDS encoding 5-oxoprolinase subunit PxpA: MNKFKVDINCDMGESFGVYNLGMDEEIIKYISSANIACGFHAGDPSVMDETVKMAVEQEVMVGAHPSFRDLVGFGRRKIEIEPKEVKKIMIYQIGALQAFAKAHNLKLQHVKPHGSLNNMASTDYDLALAIAEAIKEVDENLIFVALGGSAMYKAANNLDLRVASEVFADRAYNLDGTLVSRKIKGAVIEDPTKVKKRVLNMIKNGEVKTINGEILRLKADTVCVHGDNPSAIKLVKELVKELEKNKIEITAMKNIV; the protein is encoded by the coding sequence ATGAATAAATTTAAAGTTGATATTAATTGTGATATGGGGGAAAGTTTTGGAGTTTATAATTTAGGAATGGATGAAGAAATTATTAAATATATTTCTTCAGCTAATATTGCCTGTGGTTTTCATGCCGGAGACCCATCAGTAATGGATGAAACAGTGAAAATGGCTGTAGAACAGGAAGTTATGGTTGGTGCTCATCCTAGTTTTAGAGATTTAGTTGGATTTGGCAGAAGAAAAATAGAAATAGAGCCTAAAGAAGTTAAAAAAATTATGATCTATCAAATTGGTGCTCTACAAGCTTTTGCTAAAGCCCATAATTTAAAATTACAACATGTAAAACCCCATGGATCTTTGAATAATATGGCTTCTACAGATTATGATTTAGCCTTAGCTATAGCTGAAGCTATTAAAGAGGTGGATGAAAATTTAATCTTTGTTGCTTTAGGTGGTTCAGCTATGTATAAAGCTGCTAATAATTTAGATTTGAGAGTTGCCAGTGAAGTATTTGCTGATAGAGCTTATAATTTAGATGGAACTCTTGTTTCCAGGAAAATTAAAGGAGCAGTTATTGAAGATCCAACTAAAGTAAAGAAAAGGGTTTTAAATATGATAAAAAATGGTGAAGTTAAAACAATTAATGGAGAAATTTTGCGTCTAAAAGCAGATACTGTTTGTGTCCATGGCGATAATCCTTCAGCTATTAAATTGGTAAAAGAGTTAGTTAAAGAATTAGAAAAAAATAAAATTGAAATAACTGCTATGAAAAATATTGTATAA